Proteins from a genomic interval of Rubinisphaera italica:
- a CDS encoding type II secretion system F family protein, which produces MFPFKSQFSLEELHEFNDLLTGIVRGEAGLVEGLQAAVEGTHPRLSRTLQKLVRDLELGSSLSESIAHQSDVFPEQYREVIAAGEQGGDILGTILETYGNYIQQLFTLRQRLGRAMMYPLLVMFTAYMLFLFVGRMTVRGYLAFDEASRLQPNQIVQFMDSIYATAWIWGWIPPLILFAAWFSWLRSNDGRSLNLSGGASLMRLVPGVTNILRLHRLANFTEMMSMMISRHVPYGEALRISAAATGDASLIGMSQAPTDQHLQEAVLPPFLAWLIQSGQGQSDVSRPLYHAGQLYRRKAELLTEWLKLLAPLVFLFLVGGGATLMYVLTVFLPFVNLLDQLS; this is translated from the coding sequence ATGTTTCCTTTCAAGTCTCAGTTTTCGCTCGAAGAACTCCATGAGTTCAACGATCTGCTAACTGGGATTGTGCGTGGTGAAGCAGGTTTGGTCGAAGGATTACAGGCAGCTGTAGAAGGGACACACCCCCGGCTGAGCCGAACATTGCAGAAACTAGTGCGGGATCTCGAACTGGGTTCTTCTCTTTCTGAATCGATTGCTCATCAAAGTGATGTCTTTCCGGAACAGTATCGTGAAGTCATCGCTGCGGGAGAGCAGGGGGGAGATATTCTTGGCACCATTCTGGAAACCTATGGGAATTATATCCAGCAATTGTTCACACTCCGGCAGCGACTCGGGCGGGCGATGATGTATCCGCTGCTCGTCATGTTCACTGCCTACATGCTGTTTCTGTTTGTAGGCAGGATGACCGTGCGAGGATATCTCGCATTCGACGAAGCCAGTCGCCTTCAACCGAATCAAATCGTGCAGTTTATGGATTCCATTTATGCCACTGCCTGGATCTGGGGTTGGATTCCTCCTCTGATTTTATTCGCTGCCTGGTTCAGCTGGCTGCGAAGTAACGATGGGCGAAGTTTGAATCTTTCTGGTGGTGCTTCGCTGATGCGATTGGTACCGGGGGTCACCAATATTCTTCGGCTGCATCGGCTGGCGAATTTCACGGAAATGATGTCAATGATGATTTCCCGTCACGTGCCCTATGGAGAAGCATTACGGATTTCCGCAGCCGCGACGGGAGATGCGAGTTTGATTGGAATGAGTCAGGCTCCAACAGATCAACATTTGCAGGAAGCCGTTTTACCACCATTTCTGGCTTGGCTGATTCAGTCCGGTCAAGGGCAGTCGGATGTGAGCCGCCCTTTGTATCATGCGGGGCAGTTGTATCGCAGAAAAGCGGAACTGCTGACGGAATGGCTCAAACTCCTTGCACCGTTGGTGTTCCTGTTTTTGGTGGGTGGCGGTGCAACATTGATGTACGTGCTGACCGTCTTCCTGCCATTCGTCAATTTACTGGATCAACTTTCATGA
- a CDS encoding type II secretion system F family protein: MFQFLIFVISLILLIAMIGMGSPIGIFSSLLICLVIITFAMISFASWKNRGISTLWLIATSIKNNLPLPELIDAQATEFRGSRGRKLLELADQLREGVALPIAIDQYRSLVPSQGQLAIRVGGETGTLGESLDVTARYLDRSRDPDRYSYYYLIFYLIFVLLAILAITSFLLYFIIPKYKEIFQGFGTQLPNITLLVISLGDWGATNFFLLFLTVIFCSLVFIAACFRRFRGSTVNRSKTWIDSLITFPRVFYQPFTIVADFILSFFPKRVTPEILRLLSVSAEAGKPLIATVDSLSRHFPFPDIRKRMSRVRLSVEQGTEFWQAMSQQRIVTAHQAAILRAGERSNQLGFLLRETSNSMEATRLHHRFNFWEIARCVLLVAMTFLVALIAIGMFYPLISLIHDLS; this comes from the coding sequence ATGTTCCAATTTCTCATCTTCGTAATCTCCCTGATCTTGTTGATCGCAATGATTGGCATGGGATCTCCGATCGGCATATTTTCGTCACTGCTGATCTGCCTGGTCATCATCACTTTTGCAATGATTAGTTTCGCCTCTTGGAAAAACCGAGGCATTTCAACGCTCTGGTTGATCGCCACTTCCATCAAAAACAACCTGCCCCTGCCCGAGCTGATCGATGCTCAGGCAACTGAGTTTCGCGGTAGCCGTGGGCGAAAGTTGCTGGAACTTGCAGATCAACTACGGGAAGGTGTCGCGTTGCCTATCGCGATAGATCAGTATCGTTCCTTAGTTCCTTCTCAGGGACAGTTGGCGATACGAGTTGGGGGAGAAACGGGAACGCTCGGAGAAAGCCTGGATGTGACTGCTCGATACCTGGATCGATCTCGCGACCCGGATCGTTATTCATATTATTATCTCATCTTTTATTTGATCTTTGTCCTGCTGGCAATTTTAGCAATCACCAGTTTTTTGCTTTACTTTATCATTCCGAAGTACAAAGAGATTTTTCAAGGATTCGGCACTCAACTTCCTAATATTACTTTACTGGTAATTTCGTTGGGAGATTGGGGAGCGACCAACTTTTTTCTGCTTTTCCTCACAGTCATATTCTGCAGTTTGGTTTTTATAGCCGCCTGCTTCAGACGTTTTCGAGGCTCGACGGTGAACCGCTCGAAAACATGGATAGACAGCCTGATTACCTTCCCTCGTGTTTTCTACCAGCCATTTACGATTGTTGCTGATTTTATCCTCAGCTTTTTTCCGAAGCGGGTCACGCCGGAAATTCTGCGTCTCCTCTCGGTTTCCGCAGAAGCAGGTAAGCCATTGATCGCTACAGTGGACTCTCTTTCCAGACACTTTCCGTTTCCCGATATCCGCAAACGAATGAGTAGAGTTCGGCTGAGCGTTGAACAGGGGACTGAGTTCTGGCAGGCGATGTCACAGCAACGAATTGTGACAGCACACCAGGCAGCGATTTTGCGAGCTGGGGAACGGAGTAATCAACTCGGTTTCCTGCTCAGAGAAACCAGTAATTCCATGGAAGCGACCCGTCTGCATCACCGGTTTAATTTCTGGGAAATTGCACGATGTGTTCTTTTAGTTGCAATGACTTTTCTGGTCGCCCTGATCGCGATCGGTATGTTTTATCCGCTCATTAGCCTAATTCACGATCTTTCGTAG
- a CDS encoding aminotransferase class V-fold PLP-dependent enzyme — MTSSLREAMRLDAGVAYFDNAAVAPLTAAAYEAILRWASDISGRGDARWPQWRTEVEKTRRIAASLINADREEIALTHSTTEGINFVAEGFPWQPGDNVVIPVGEFPSNLYPWMMLESKGVELRKVAMPENSLDIERLGNACDSRTRIVSCSWVGFSHGYRVDLNRLTEVTHQAGALMMVDAIQGLGMFPLDVKATPVDFLSADGHKWLLGPEGAGIFYLKREHLDLLRPINVGWNSVATAGEFGHECMDLRKTAGRYEAGTYNMVGLAGFGASLQIFQDVGIEKISQQLKEVTDDVVSSLQSIGAIIHSHREDNHWSGIISFDLPGKDPLSVKLAASEKGVYFNTRNDHFRVSPHAYNSSEDIQKLLEVLSD; from the coding sequence ATGACAAGTTCTCTTAGAGAAGCTATGCGACTCGATGCGGGCGTGGCCTATTTTGATAATGCAGCCGTGGCTCCACTGACCGCTGCTGCATATGAGGCGATTCTCCGCTGGGCCAGTGACATCTCTGGCCGTGGCGATGCCCGCTGGCCGCAATGGCGAACGGAAGTCGAAAAGACAAGACGAATTGCCGCCAGCCTGATCAATGCCGATCGCGAAGAAATTGCTCTCACACACAGCACAACCGAAGGCATTAACTTTGTTGCGGAAGGATTTCCCTGGCAGCCGGGCGATAATGTGGTCATTCCGGTGGGTGAGTTTCCCTCAAATCTGTATCCTTGGATGATGCTCGAATCTAAGGGAGTGGAACTGCGAAAAGTTGCGATGCCAGAGAATTCCTTAGATATCGAACGGCTCGGCAACGCCTGCGATTCTCGAACGCGAATCGTTTCCTGCAGTTGGGTGGGGTTTTCCCACGGCTATCGAGTCGATTTGAATCGGCTGACAGAAGTGACGCATCAGGCTGGCGCATTAATGATGGTCGATGCCATTCAGGGGCTCGGTATGTTCCCTCTGGACGTGAAAGCAACCCCGGTCGATTTTCTCTCGGCTGACGGACACAAATGGCTGCTCGGCCCTGAAGGGGCAGGAATCTTTTATTTGAAACGCGAACATTTGGATTTGCTCCGCCCCATCAATGTTGGCTGGAACAGCGTGGCTACTGCCGGCGAATTCGGACATGAGTGCATGGATCTACGAAAGACAGCAGGTCGCTACGAAGCGGGGACCTACAACATGGTCGGACTGGCCGGCTTCGGTGCCAGCCTGCAGATATTTCAGGATGTTGGCATTGAGAAAATCAGCCAGCAATTGAAGGAAGTCACCGATGATGTTGTCTCTTCTCTTCAATCAATTGGAGCAATTATTCATTCCCATCGAGAAGACAATCACTGGTCAGGAATCATCTCCTTTGATTTACCCGGAAAAGATCCGCTATCGGTCAAGCTAGCCGCCAGTGAAAAAGGCGTTTACTTCAACACCAGAAACGACCACTTCCGTGTCAGCCCGCATGCCTACAATTCCTCTGAAGATATCCAGAAACTGCTGGAAGTGTTGAGTGATTAG
- a CDS encoding type II secretion system F family protein, with protein MPDFHYIAIDQTGNRQTGTLQADSVEAAQRELKNGRGWTLLEIKEQKQNSTDDKMSRGASEDLAAQLAELTASQLPLEQGLRKLADELAVFSTWGRKRQREQLQRLAGRLEAGQSLDDALHVQGAPADLIAAIRAGLVTGKTGQAMSQYVTYVKDLSTLRSRVSISFIYPAFLFSLAMTIFFGLLIYLGPIILNFSDMFYGFGMQLPLITSSLLETTKFIFDFGAIIFITGLIGVVLFCVLCFVLPRQTVRRMQLSIPIFGSILQSISMSRFTHALGFLTDNDVPLAEALRLAGQSADDSVVAEASQHWAARLEAGESLRDAADRIRGIPADLIESLHWNSDRELLSRALHALGEMYESRARLQAVTITAFTEPVIVIFVGILFMWIVIALFYPLIHLMNTLS; from the coding sequence ATGCCAGATTTTCACTACATTGCGATCGACCAGACGGGGAACCGTCAGACGGGGACGCTGCAGGCGGATTCTGTCGAAGCTGCTCAACGGGAGTTGAAAAATGGGCGAGGCTGGACTTTACTTGAGATCAAAGAGCAGAAACAGAACTCGACAGACGATAAGATGTCTCGCGGAGCCAGTGAAGATCTGGCAGCTCAACTGGCCGAGTTAACGGCCAGTCAATTGCCGCTGGAACAAGGCCTACGAAAGTTAGCGGATGAACTGGCCGTCTTTTCGACCTGGGGCCGGAAACGTCAACGAGAGCAACTTCAGCGACTGGCCGGGCGACTCGAAGCCGGACAATCGCTCGACGATGCCCTCCATGTTCAAGGAGCCCCGGCTGATTTGATCGCCGCGATTCGAGCCGGTCTGGTAACCGGGAAAACCGGCCAGGCGATGAGTCAGTATGTGACTTATGTTAAAGATTTATCAACACTTCGAAGTCGCGTTTCAATCAGCTTTATCTACCCGGCTTTTCTGTTTTCCCTTGCGATGACAATATTTTTTGGTTTGTTGATTTACCTCGGGCCAATAATTCTTAATTTTTCTGACATGTTCTATGGCTTCGGGATGCAACTGCCTTTGATAACGTCTTCGTTATTGGAAACGACCAAGTTTATATTTGATTTCGGAGCCATAATATTTATCACGGGATTGATAGGAGTTGTTCTTTTCTGTGTGCTTTGTTTCGTATTACCGAGACAAACTGTCCGCAGGATGCAACTTTCCATTCCGATTTTCGGTAGTATTCTGCAATCCATTTCCATGTCACGTTTTACCCATGCATTGGGCTTTCTGACCGACAATGATGTGCCATTAGCCGAAGCGTTGAGGCTGGCCGGTCAAAGTGCTGATGATTCGGTCGTTGCAGAAGCTTCACAACACTGGGCGGCTCGACTGGAAGCCGGTGAGTCACTAAGAGATGCTGCTGATCGAATTCGTGGAATTCCTGCAGATTTAATTGAATCGCTGCACTGGAATTCAGATCGAGAACTATTGAGCCGTGCCTTGCATGCCCTTGGCGAAATGTATGAAAGCAGGGCTCGACTTCAGGCCGTCACCATAACGGCTTTTACAGAACCGGTCATCGTCATCTTTGTTGGTATTCTGTTTATGTGGATTGTGATTGCACTGTTCTACCCCCTTATTCATTTAATGAATACTTTATCGTAA
- a CDS encoding GspE/PulE family protein gives MSAVPVDLGEWFLQHAGDSSSLKADQVPRLVDHILSGARSCGASDIHLRPTGDGLEMRWRIDGVIQTVTSFPQLFAANIIARLKVLANLLTYRVDVPQEGRLQSSIAGEETRISVFPTQFGEKVVIRLFADSGRLELINDLDLPEDIVGKFNHLLEQTSGVIVLTGPAGSGKTTTIYAAMREMLHKSAGERSLVSLEDPVEVVVPHVDQTSANPKAGMDMMTGLRSLVRQDPDVIMVGEIRDRETAETVFQASLIGNLILTTFHAGSCTRALSRLSDMGIEPYLLRSGLLAVFSQRLLRALCRCKKISTDASELLSGQFESVALPVGCDVCRGTGYLGRKVLSEYLDPDWPEISEAILKRQDVKTLNELAAESGMISLRDRARTLVDEHIVSPQEMIRVLGAS, from the coding sequence ATGTCTGCAGTTCCAGTCGATCTTGGTGAATGGTTCTTACAACACGCTGGGGATTCCTCATCCCTTAAAGCAGATCAGGTGCCTCGTCTGGTCGATCACATACTTTCCGGAGCCCGCAGTTGTGGTGCTAGTGATATTCACCTGCGACCGACAGGAGATGGCCTGGAAATGCGATGGAGAATTGATGGCGTGATTCAAACCGTCACGAGTTTTCCACAACTTTTTGCTGCGAACATCATCGCTCGCCTCAAAGTGCTGGCCAACTTATTAACGTATCGAGTAGATGTCCCGCAGGAAGGTCGATTGCAATCTTCTATTGCCGGAGAAGAGACACGCATCAGCGTTTTTCCCACTCAGTTTGGTGAAAAAGTTGTTATCAGGTTATTTGCAGATTCCGGTCGCCTTGAGTTGATCAATGATCTCGATTTACCAGAGGATATCGTAGGCAAGTTTAATCACTTACTTGAGCAGACAAGTGGTGTCATTGTCTTAACTGGTCCGGCAGGCAGTGGGAAAACAACAACGATTTATGCCGCGATGCGAGAAATGTTACACAAATCAGCCGGGGAGCGGAGTCTCGTTTCTTTAGAGGATCCTGTTGAAGTGGTGGTTCCTCATGTGGATCAGACTTCTGCAAACCCTAAAGCTGGTATGGATATGATGACAGGCTTACGATCATTAGTCAGGCAGGACCCGGATGTCATCATGGTCGGCGAAATACGAGACCGTGAAACAGCAGAGACGGTCTTTCAAGCCTCATTGATTGGAAATCTCATCCTCACAACATTTCATGCCGGTTCCTGCACACGAGCGCTCAGCAGACTGAGTGATATGGGCATAGAACCTTATTTATTAAGAAGTGGATTGCTGGCCGTTTTCAGCCAACGTCTGCTGCGGGCTCTTTGTCGTTGTAAAAAGATTTCTACCGACGCGTCTGAATTATTATCCGGTCAGTTTGAATCGGTCGCTTTACCTGTCGGTTGCGATGTTTGTCGAGGGACGGGATATCTGGGACGAAAAGTTCTGTCTGAATATCTCGATCCCGACTGGCCTGAGATATCCGAAGCGATCTTAAAACGGCAGGATGTGAAAACTTTGAATGAACTGGCCGCTGAATCCGGTATGATCAGTTTGCGAGATCGTGCCAGGACTTTAGTAGACGAGCATATCGTCAGTCCACAGGAGATGATTCGCGTATTAGGAGCCAGTTAA
- a CDS encoding RNA polymerase sigma factor, producing MNQSPSEEFELQLRDYARQLSGGDLNALGSIYDHAGTRLLRYALFLVKDRTEADDIVQATMLKLARNPKKLVRSKHPVAYLFRILRNEAYTILYRRKPFEHCDVLPLIPARTSLQSDTWEITEAVHEALAELPAIQAEVITLHLWENLTFREVSEITNESINTVASRYRYGIEKLSKTLRAFDESGRPAWEDVAMKLQVQR from the coding sequence TTGAACCAGTCACCATCCGAAGAATTTGAATTGCAATTGAGGGATTACGCCAGGCAGCTCTCTGGTGGGGATCTTAACGCGCTGGGTTCTATTTACGACCATGCGGGGACTCGTCTTCTGCGGTATGCTCTTTTTCTCGTCAAAGATCGTACCGAAGCCGATGATATCGTGCAGGCGACCATGTTGAAATTGGCCAGGAATCCGAAAAAGCTGGTGCGATCCAAGCATCCGGTGGCTTACCTGTTTCGCATCCTGCGGAATGAAGCTTACACCATATTGTATCGTCGAAAACCGTTTGAGCATTGCGATGTTTTACCATTAATCCCGGCTCGTACCTCTTTACAAAGTGATACCTGGGAAATTACGGAAGCCGTTCATGAAGCTCTTGCGGAATTACCTGCAATACAAGCCGAAGTGATTACTTTGCATCTCTGGGAGAATTTGACATTTCGTGAAGTTTCCGAAATCACTAATGAGTCCATCAATACCGTAGCCAGTAGATATCGATATGGAATTGAGAAGTTATCGAAAACCTTGAGAGCGTTTGATGAATCGGGTCGACCAGCCTGGGAAGATGTTGCCATGAAATTACAAGTGCAAAGATAA
- a CDS encoding lysophospholipid acyltransferase family protein, whose protein sequence is MAHDISQLDQSDLTDEKIEKKPDQQIGFRRNFLWRSMQIPLQLLCVLWFRYRAKGMEHIPSDTGALLLISHQSYLDPVLVGLPLSRPVSFLARENLFHVPIVGWILKNCFVMPINREAGGIESFRLSIKRMKQGFLVAVFPEGTRSTDGEIGTLKPGFIALARRAGVPIVPVGIVGANRAMPRGAIFIRPAKVRVYFGEPLDLERVLELSKKNQENDFLDYVHAHLQECNEIAATL, encoded by the coding sequence ATGGCCCACGACATCTCTCAACTTGATCAGTCTGATTTGACAGATGAAAAGATAGAGAAGAAGCCCGATCAGCAGATCGGTTTTCGCAGGAATTTCCTTTGGCGTTCCATGCAAATCCCTTTACAGCTTCTGTGTGTCCTTTGGTTTCGCTATCGCGCAAAAGGGATGGAACATATTCCAAGTGATACCGGGGCCCTCTTGTTGATCAGTCATCAAAGCTATCTCGACCCTGTATTAGTGGGACTTCCCCTGTCTCGTCCTGTCAGTTTTCTGGCACGGGAGAATCTGTTTCATGTGCCAATTGTCGGCTGGATTCTCAAAAATTGCTTTGTGATGCCGATCAATCGGGAAGCGGGAGGAATTGAAAGCTTTCGACTTTCAATTAAACGCATGAAACAGGGCTTTCTCGTTGCGGTTTTTCCTGAAGGAACACGTTCCACTGACGGTGAGATTGGAACTTTAAAACCCGGATTCATCGCACTAGCCAGACGAGCTGGTGTACCGATTGTTCCTGTCGGAATAGTCGGAGCAAATCGAGCGATGCCGCGAGGAGCCATTTTCATTCGCCCTGCTAAAGTTCGTGTCTATTTTGGTGAACCTCTCGATTTGGAGCGGGTCCTGGAATTATCGAAAAAGAATCAGGAAAACGACTTCCTCGATTATGTCCATGCTCACCTGCAAGAATGCAATGAAATTGCAGCGACTTTATAG
- a CDS encoding pilus assembly FimT family protein, which translates to MNKSLDSTKVPTPFQRVHKSRAFTLIEMVTVMALAGTVTSIAAGIMFLSFQVDGNFRQQQKEQQVVETYAELFRETVHKHRFTQFQVVGNKLLISSGEGAEPLEEFQFNPGRIDYSLRTQEESGRRFESFRLSPDWNVSWSRDPENKLILTRFEKKSSEKPSKTNSAQPQHHSFEILASTERWQPLQSKSIAEPAGSSTEETP; encoded by the coding sequence ATGAATAAGAGCCTCGACTCCACAAAAGTTCCGACTCCCTTTCAGAGGGTTCATAAAAGCAGGGCTTTCACTTTGATCGAGATGGTGACAGTGATGGCCTTAGCCGGAACAGTGACATCGATTGCCGCTGGGATTATGTTTCTGAGCTTTCAAGTAGACGGCAATTTCCGGCAGCAACAGAAAGAACAACAAGTCGTTGAAACCTACGCGGAATTATTTCGCGAAACCGTACATAAGCATCGTTTTACCCAGTTTCAAGTTGTCGGTAATAAACTTTTGATTTCGTCTGGGGAGGGAGCCGAGCCGCTGGAAGAATTTCAGTTCAATCCAGGTAGAATTGATTATTCCCTGAGGACTCAAGAAGAAAGTGGCAGGCGATTTGAAAGTTTTCGATTGTCGCCGGATTGGAACGTGAGTTGGAGCCGGGATCCTGAAAACAAACTCATTTTGACTCGTTTTGAAAAGAAATCGTCAGAGAAACCGAGTAAAACAAACTCGGCTCAACCACAACACCATTCTTTTGAAATTCTGGCTTCCACAGAACGCTGGCAACCTTTGCAGTCGAAATCAATTGCTGAACCGGCAGGATCTTCAACGGAGGAAACGCCATGA
- a CDS encoding HD domain-containing protein, with translation MSSDRSAWDLPEIAAYQSGRGIIRIPCEQDVPFTSRVRELVDTPEFQRLQHISQLGLVVRVYPGATHTRFEHALGVYHNAVRYLAHLSRNERFTSLCTQKDAELLLVAALLHDLGHWPFCHPIEDMALDSIPDHEEFAHQFLMGETELNRVLKSEWQIDPADVLDILVPRRKSSTRSLLRSILSGPIDIDKMDYLDRDSLHAGVPYGRNFDRNRLITSLTVNEAGDGLAITSKGKTAAELMVFARYVMFSEVYWHHAVRSATSMFARSFYELRDRLDLQAFFRQRESESIADMREAAKGSNCESLVEGLLGSKRALFKRVVEYSAVDDPEIYERLAHRPFEDLIPITQKLQQILQQEFHVSTNPHQILIDAPPPKREVQFKIDVLYTKDQKFRSLTSVSPVVEALAHRQFDDYVKKVRLFVAPELVDQLNEEIIEQAISRLSF, from the coding sequence ATGAGTTCCGACCGATCCGCCTGGGACCTTCCAGAAATTGCCGCGTATCAATCAGGGCGGGGAATTATTCGCATTCCCTGTGAACAGGATGTGCCGTTCACTTCGCGCGTTCGTGAACTGGTCGACACGCCTGAGTTTCAGCGACTCCAGCACATTAGTCAACTTGGGTTGGTCGTTCGCGTTTATCCAGGTGCAACGCACACTCGATTTGAACATGCACTGGGCGTCTATCACAATGCGGTTCGATATTTGGCACATTTGAGTCGCAACGAGCGATTTACCTCTCTGTGCACTCAGAAAGATGCCGAGTTACTGCTCGTGGCTGCTCTCTTGCACGATCTTGGTCACTGGCCTTTTTGCCATCCGATCGAAGATATGGCTCTGGACAGTATCCCCGATCATGAAGAGTTTGCTCATCAATTTCTGATGGGGGAGACAGAACTGAATCGTGTTTTAAAATCAGAATGGCAAATCGATCCTGCTGATGTGCTCGACATTCTGGTGCCACGACGAAAATCATCGACCCGGAGTTTGTTACGCTCGATTCTTTCCGGGCCAATTGATATCGACAAAATGGATTATCTCGATCGAGACAGCCTGCATGCAGGAGTTCCCTACGGCCGGAATTTTGATCGCAATCGATTGATCACTTCCTTAACGGTTAATGAAGCGGGTGATGGACTGGCGATTACTTCGAAAGGGAAAACCGCAGCCGAGTTGATGGTATTTGCCCGATATGTCATGTTCAGCGAAGTTTACTGGCATCACGCTGTTCGAAGTGCGACATCGATGTTTGCCCGCAGTTTTTACGAACTACGCGATCGACTCGACCTGCAGGCTTTTTTCAGGCAGCGAGAATCGGAATCGATTGCCGATATGCGGGAAGCAGCCAAAGGAAGCAATTGTGAGTCGCTAGTGGAAGGCCTTCTTGGTTCGAAAAGGGCTCTTTTTAAGAGAGTCGTTGAATACTCTGCGGTCGATGATCCAGAAATTTATGAGCGGCTCGCTCATCGACCCTTTGAAGATTTGATCCCGATCACTCAGAAATTACAGCAGATTCTTCAACAGGAATTTCATGTCTCAACAAACCCACATCAAATTCTTATCGATGCTCCTCCGCCCAAACGGGAAGTGCAATTCAAGATTGATGTGCTTTACACGAAGGATCAGAAATTCCGTTCTTTGACATCGGTTTCGCCGGTCGTGGAAGCCTTGGCTCACCGTCAGTTTGACGACTATGTGAAAAAGGTTCGGCTGTTTGTTGCCCCCGAACTGGTCGATCAATTGAATGAGGAAATTATTGAGCAGGCGATTAGTCGATTGTCATTTTGA
- a CDS encoding HEAT repeat domain-containing protein: MNDAEQLAVELQSADIKTRQRAAEQLARMADEAGPALIPLLNAVGDADETVREWSVEALENLGTPPQQQIAILIDYLKSTKSTDPQWFALKILSRYGTEASEHFDLVTQFFSSDHPQNIRMQAIKTACKIASADQQQYLKDKLKKLTADEDPRIQHLANEELIR, translated from the coding sequence ATGAATGATGCTGAACAACTTGCAGTTGAGCTACAGTCTGCAGATATCAAAACACGCCAAAGAGCGGCGGAGCAACTGGCTCGAATGGCAGACGAAGCCGGTCCCGCGTTAATTCCTTTACTCAATGCCGTTGGTGATGCGGACGAGACGGTTAGGGAGTGGTCCGTCGAGGCACTGGAGAATCTGGGAACACCTCCGCAGCAGCAAATTGCAATTCTGATTGATTATCTGAAAAGCACGAAATCAACAGATCCTCAATGGTTTGCTTTGAAGATTCTGAGTCGCTATGGAACTGAGGCATCAGAGCATTTCGACCTGGTGACTCAATTCTTTTCAAGTGACCATCCGCAAAATATACGCATGCAGGCCATCAAAACCGCATGTAAAATAGCCTCCGCAGATCAGCAGCAATACCTCAAAGACAAACTGAAAAAACTGACGGCCGATGAGGATCCTCGCATTCAGCATCTCGCGAATGA
- a CDS encoding DUF1559 family PulG-like putative transporter, with amino-acid sequence MKTHKELFLNRDRFAFTLVELLVVIAIIAILVALLLPAVQQAREAARRSSCKNNLMQMGIAISNYEHLWETLPIGTTNPTGPIENTRTGSDVGWMVRFLPQMDDNNAFDKFDFKAGAYDAANYQIAEYQPQWIHCPSSALPQFVSVPANINPMENEDGSEQVMSGFEGNGESVEIAVTNYAGVHSGSNVAIDQDNDGVFILNQAIAPRDIRDGMSHTLMVGEKIFGGLKLGWISGSRATLRNTGIPINQNNDEFRNSGGYRQRDEWEPADPLETGGFESEHAGGAQFVLCDSSVRFLSENIDIEVYSNLGNREDGELLRDF; translated from the coding sequence ATGAAAACGCATAAAGAATTATTCCTCAATCGAGACCGGTTCGCTTTTACGTTGGTCGAGCTATTGGTTGTCATCGCAATCATTGCCATTCTTGTGGCACTGCTGCTCCCGGCCGTGCAGCAGGCAAGGGAAGCGGCTCGTCGATCGTCATGCAAAAATAATCTGATGCAGATGGGCATTGCAATTTCGAATTACGAACATCTCTGGGAAACCTTGCCAATCGGAACAACAAATCCAACCGGCCCGATCGAGAATACTCGAACCGGTTCCGACGTTGGCTGGATGGTTCGTTTTCTCCCGCAGATGGATGACAACAATGCGTTCGACAAATTCGATTTCAAGGCCGGGGCTTACGATGCAGCGAATTATCAAATCGCTGAATATCAGCCGCAATGGATACATTGTCCCTCCTCGGCACTACCACAGTTTGTTTCAGTTCCAGCCAACATCAATCCGATGGAAAACGAAGATGGTTCTGAACAGGTAATGTCAGGATTTGAAGGAAACGGCGAATCCGTGGAGATTGCTGTCACCAATTACGCCGGTGTACACAGTGGATCAAATGTCGCAATCGATCAGGACAATGACGGTGTATTCATCCTAAATCAGGCGATTGCTCCGCGAGACATTCGCGACGGCATGTCACACACACTAATGGTCGGTGAGAAAATTTTCGGTGGACTAAAACTAGGGTGGATCTCCGGGTCTCGAGCGACTCTCAGAAATACAGGGATTCCGATTAATCAAAATAATGATGAATTCAGAAATTCAGGGGGATATCGCCAGCGAGATGAATGGGAACCAGCGGATCCATTAGAAACAGGCGGATTTGAAAGCGAACATGCTGGTGGAGCTCAATTCGTCCTTTGCGATTCTTCCGTGCGATTTCTCTCAGAAAATATTGATATCGAAGTTTACAGCAACCTGGGTAATCGTGAAGATGGAGAGTTGTTGAGAGACTTTTAA